A DNA window from Clavibacter sepedonicus contains the following coding sequences:
- a CDS encoding heavy-metal-associated domain-containing protein has product MTTTTFPVTGMTCAHCVASVTEEVGELPGVASVAVDLVVGGASTVTVESDAPLDPAALRAAVDEAGYVAGL; this is encoded by the coding sequence ATGACCACCACGACCTTCCCCGTCACCGGGATGACCTGCGCCCACTGCGTCGCGAGCGTCACCGAGGAGGTCGGCGAGCTGCCGGGCGTCGCGTCCGTGGCCGTCGACCTCGTCGTCGGCGGCGCGTCCACCGTCACCGTCGAGAGCGACGCGCCCCTCGACCCCGCCGCCCTGCGCGCCGCGGTCGACGAGGCCGGGTACGTCGCGGGGCTCTGA
- a CDS encoding metal-sensitive transcriptional regulator, translated as MVGYSEGKDDILKRLRRAEGQVRGIERMVESDTYCIDVLTQVSAVTRAMETVALKLLDDHLAHCLAEAAREGGQVADDKVREASAAIARLVRS; from the coding sequence ATGGTCGGGTACAGCGAGGGCAAGGACGACATCCTCAAGCGGCTGCGGCGCGCGGAGGGGCAGGTGCGCGGGATCGAGCGCATGGTCGAGTCCGACACGTACTGCATCGACGTGCTCACGCAGGTCTCGGCCGTCACGCGCGCCATGGAGACCGTCGCCCTGAAGCTGCTCGACGACCACCTCGCCCACTGCCTCGCGGAGGCGGCCCGCGAGGGCGGCCAGGTCGCGGACGACAAGGTGCGCGAGGCCTCCGCGGCCATCGCGCGGCTCGTCCGGTCCTGA